In one Brassica oleracea var. oleracea cultivar TO1000 chromosome C9, BOL, whole genome shotgun sequence genomic region, the following are encoded:
- the LOC106319351 gene encoding NAC domain-containing protein 78-like isoform X1, with the protein MGRGSATSLAPGFRFHPTDEELVRYYLKRKVCNKPFNFDAISVTDIYKSEPWDLPDKSKLKSRDLEWYFFSMLDKKYSNGSKTNRATEKGYWKTTGKDREIRNGSRAAGMKKTLVYHKGRAPRGERTNWVMHEYRLTDEELKRAGAPQDAFVLCRIFQKSGTGPKNGEQYGAPYLEEEWEEDKMTFVPEQDALSEGLAVDDDVYVDIDEIDEKPENLVVYDAIPVQTNYCHGDSSNNAESGNCEDSGNYIQPGNYAVDSGGYIKQPTETFEEDQKPIIRDCCIQPCSLYPNEQIGCGVQDQHEENLETSNNNDFVADPCYSDIPIETNYLPDEPFMDPSNNLQLCDDLYLETNDLSGGGLQDDFNFEDYLNFFDDEDAQNLTLGVSQLLGSQDAPPEQESLDQKQPSPEELEKEVVVEKKESGEGSSSKQDADVTDFDSDSKYPFLKKSSHMFGVPPSFASQFQTKDAAIRLHAAQSSGSVHVTAGMIRISNMTPAVDSDMGWANGANDKNGDLSVVLSFGLVQRDDAMSKTATRAMLVFLCLWVLLLSVSFKIVTMVSAR; encoded by the exons ATGGGTCGCGGCTCAGCAACGTCGCTAGCTCCTGGGTTCCGTTTCCACCCCACGGACGAGGAGCTCGTCCGCTACTACCTCAAGCGCAAGGTCTGCAACAAGCCCTTTAACTTCGACGCCATCTCCGTCACCGATATCTACAAATCCGAGCCTTGGGATCTACCAG ATAAGTCGAAGCTGAAAAGTAGAGACTTGGAGTGGTACTTCTTTAGTATGCTTGATAAGAAGTACAGCAACGGTTCCAAGACGAACCGCGCCACGGAGAAAGGGTACTGGAAGACGACGGGGAAGGATCGGGAGATTCGTAATGGTTCGAGAGCTGCGGGGATGAAGAAGACTCTTGTTTATCATAAAGGTCGAGCTCCTCGTGGTGAGAGGACTAATTGGGTTATGCATGAGTATCGTCTTACTGATGAGGAGTTGAAGAGAGCTGGTGCACCACAA GATGCGTTTGTGCTGTGTAGGATATTCCAGAAGAGCGGGACTGGGCCTAAGAATGGGGAGCAGTACGGTGCTCCTTATCTTGAGGAGGAGTGGGAAGAGGATAAGATGACGTTTGTGCCAGAGCAAGATGCTCTTAGTGAAGGATTGGCTGTTGATGATGATGTTTATGTTGATATTGACGAGATTGACGAG AAGCCTGAGAATCTGGTGGTATATGATGCTATTCCTGTTCAAACTAATTATTGTCATGGAGATTCAAGCAATAATGCTGAATCAGGAAACTGTGAAGACTCTGGAAACTACATTCAACCAGGAAACTATGCTGTTGACTCCGGTGGTTACATTAAACAACCAACTGAAACTTTTGAAGAGGATCAGAAGCCTATCATTCGGGATTGTTGCATCCAGCCTTGTTCTCTCTATCCGAATGAACAAATTGGGTGTGGTGTGCAAGATCAGCACGAGGAGAATCTTGAAACTTCCAACAACAATGATTTTGTGGCTGATCCTTGCTACAGTGACATTCCTATTGAAACCAACTATCTGCCTGACGAGCCGTTCATGGATCCTAGCAACAATCTTCAACTCTGTGATGATCTGTACCTGGAAACGAACGATCTCAGCGGTGGTGGTCTACAAGATGATTTCAACTTCGAAGATTATCTCAACTTCTTTGACGATGAGGACGCTCAGAATTTGACTCTTGGCGTTTCACAACTGTTGGGATCTCAAGATGCTCCTCCTGAACAAGAAAGCCTCGACCAGAAG CAGCCTTCCCCTGAAGAATTGGAGAAGGAGGTGGTGGTGGAGAAAAAGGAAAGCGGCGAAGGGTCTTCCTCAAAACAAGATGCGGATGTCACTGACTTCGATTCAG ATTCAAAGTACCCTTTCCTCAAAAAGTCGAGCCACATGTTTGGAGTTCCACCTTCATTTGCTTCCCAGTTCCAAACAAAGGACGCTGCAATCCGGCTACACGCAGCGCAATCTTCAGGTTCGGTTCACGTTACTGCAGGTATGATCAGAATATCGAACATGACTCCAGCAGTGGATAGCGACATGGGCTGGGCAAATGGGGCAAATGACAAGAACGGTGACCTCAGCGTGGTACTTTCTTTTGGCTTGGTCCAACGGGATGATGCCATGAGCAAGACAGCAACAAGAGCTATGTTAGTCTTCTTGTGTTTATGGGTTCTTTTACTCTCTGTTAGCTTCAAAATAGTAACCATGGTCTCTGCTCGGTGA
- the LOC106318326 gene encoding salicylate/benzoate carboxyl methyltransferase-like isoform X1, translating into MIVYANLTWMCSDNYVFFYTCNRCRCDGKSENEMNNGDEESSKHPLVSILSTRGGDGHNSYSTNSLLQRRVLSMTKPILVKNTIEMMTNLEFPECIKLADLGCSSGQNTFLVMSEIVNTINVLCQEWNQNPPEIDCCLNDLPNNDFNTTFKFLTFFNDKLTSKIPCFVSGEPGSFYSRLFPRKSLHFVHSSYSLHYLSKVPDGLEKNKMSLYITSSSPPSEYNAYINQFVRDFTAFLRMRSEEMVSNGRMVLTLIGRKTLDDPRYRDCCHWLTLLSDSLCDLVYEGLVSASKVNSFKVPFYDPNEEEVKEIIRNEGSFMVNDLEPHVFDLGLSKEEYGLQSDRGKAGEKEANCIRAVTEMMLVSHFGDAINIDTLFEKYAHHVSQHASCKNKTSVSLVVSLIRK; encoded by the exons ATGATTGTATATGCTAATTTGACATGGATGTGTTCAGATAACTATGTATTTTTCTATACATGTAATCGATGCAGGTGTGATGGGAAGAGCGAAAATGAAATGAATAACGGCGATGAAGAGAGTAGTAAACACCCTCTTGTGAGTATTTTAAGTACGCGTGGAGGAGATGGACACAATAGCTACTCCACCAACTCTCTTCTTCAG AGAAGAGTATTATCAATGACCAAGCCCATCCTGGTTAAAAACACTATAGAAATGATGACAAACTTGGAATTTCCTGAATGCATTAAACTAGCCGATTTGGGCTGTTCTTCAGGACAAAACACGTTTTTGGTGATGTCTGAAATCGTTAACACAATCAATGTATTATGTCAAGAATGGAACCAAAACCCGCCGGAGATAGACTGTTGTCTGAACGATCTCCCTAATAACGATTTCAACACGACTTTCAAGTTCCTAACCTTCTTCAACGATAAGCTCACAAGCAAAATACCATGCTTTGTCTCTGGAGAACCTGGTTCCTTTTACTCAAGGCTCTTTCCTCGCAAGAGTCTCCATTTCGTTCATTCAAGTTACAGTCTTCATTACCTCTCTAAG GTTCCTGACGGACTGGAGAAGAACAAGATGAGTCTGTACATAACAAGCTCAAGTCCTCCAAGTGAATACAATGCTTACATTAATCAATTCGTAAGAGATTTTACGGCATTTCTAAGAATGCGTTCTGAAGAGATGGTATCTAATGGACGCATGGTTCTCACATTAATTGGCAGAAAGACTCTTGATGATCCACGATATAGGGATTGTTGTCATTGGTTGACATTGTTATCCGATTCTCTCTGTGACCTAGTCTACGAG GGTCTTGTGAGTGCATCAAAGGTGAATTCGTTCAAAGTACCGTTTTATGATCCGAACGAAGAAGAAGTGAAAGAAATTATTAGAAATGAGGGTTCATTCATGGTAAACGACTTGGAGCCACATGTGTTTGATCTCGGTCTTAGTAAAGAAGAATATGGCTTGCAATCAGATAGAGGTAAAGCAGGGGAAAAAGAAGCTAATTGCATAAGAGCAGTGACTGAAATGATGCTTGTATCTCACTTTGGAGATGCCATTAATATCGATACATTGTTTGAAAAATATGCACATCATGTGTCGCAGCATGCTAGCTGCAAGAACAAAACCTCAGTCAGTCTAGTCGTTTCATTGATTCGGAAATAA
- the LOC106315354 gene encoding salicylate/benzoate carboxyl methyltransferase-like gives MNKGDEEESSKYPLVSILSMSGGDGHKMSVYLTSSSPLSEHKAYLNQFQTDFKTFLRMRSEEMVSSGHMVLTLIGRKTLDDPLHRDCCHWLTLLSDSLCDLVFEALVSASKYIEDEGSFMVNDLETHIFDLGLSNEEYGLQSDRAKAGGKEAICIRAVTETMLVAHFGDAINIDTLYCLKNIHDSCKNKTSISLVVSLIRK, from the exons ATGAATAAAGGCGATGAGGAGGAGAGTAGTAAATACCCTTTAGTGAGTATTTTAAGTATGAGTGGAGGAGATGGACACAAGATGAGTGTGTACCTAACCAGTTCAAGTCCTCTAAGTGAACACAAGGCTTACTTGAATCAATTCCAGACAGATTTTAAGACGTTTCTAAGAATGCGTTCTGAAGAAATGGTATCTAGTGGACACATGGTTCTCACATTAATCGGCAGAAAGACTCTTGATGATCCATTGCATAGGGATTGCTGTCACTGGTTGACATTGTTATCCGATTCTCTTTGTGACCTAGTCTTCGAG GCTCTTGTGAGTGCATCAAAG TATATAGAGGATGAGGGTTCATTCATGGTAAACGACTTGGAGACACACATATTTGATCTCGGTCTAAGCAACGAAGAATATGGCTTGCAATCAGATAGAGCAAAAGCAGGGGGAAAAGAAGCTATTTGCATCAGAGCAGTGACTGAAACAATGCTTGTAGCTCACTTTGGAGATGCCATTAATATCGATACATTATATTGTTTGAAAAATATACATGATAGCTGCAAGAACAAAACGTCTATCAGTCTAGTCGTTTCACTGATTCGGAAATAA
- the LOC106316658 gene encoding zinc finger protein ZAT5 encodes MEAFEEAIAASKEQSLIFKGKRTKRQRPQSPIPFSIISPPIVSSHAHDIQEESKKDGVITSSSSSASWSSNNNATLKAEEDEEEQEIANCLILLSQGHSLPLPNHEANNNNTYRFSSRRFLETSSSNGGDKAGYYVYQCKTCDRTFPSFQALGGHRASHKKPKATLSSYSNIDVKKNIYESNAVSLVTTSTIYKNNNNRSLAVYGKAGSNKVHECGVCGAEFTSGQALGGHMRRHRGAVVIAAAPVTTVTVATAAANTELSLSSMSFDQISDGQDHLVMPATKRAKKTVVSLDLDLNLPAPEDENRVNGFTFALKQKQEQEHQPTMQREEPKCLLMSAPTLVDCHY; translated from the coding sequence ATGGAAGCGTTTGAAGAGGCCATAGCGGCTTCAAAGGAGCAATCATTGATCTTTAAAGGGAAGCGTACAAAGCGACAACGTCCACAGTCTCCTATTCCTTTCTCTATCATCTCCCCTCCTATAGTTTCTTCCCATGCACATGACATTCAAGAAGAATCCAAAAAAGATGGTGTGATCACATCTTCATCTTCATCAGCCTCTTGGTCCTCTAACAACAACGCAACTTTGAAGGCTGAAGAAGACGAAGAAGAGCAAGAAATAGCCAACTGTTTGATTCTCTTGTCCCAAGGTCACTCTCTTCCCCTACCTAACCACGAAGCAAACAACAATAACACGTATAGATTTAGCAGCAGGAGGTTTCTAGAGACTTCTTCATCTAACGGTGGTGACAAAGCCGGTTACTACGTTTATCAATGCAAAACATGTGACCGGACCTTCCCTTCTTTCCAGGCTTTAGGCGGCCATAGAGCTAGCCACAAGAAACCTAAAGCCACGTTATCCTCATACTCCAACATTGACGTTAAGAAGAATATCTACGAAAGTAACGCCGTTTCACTCGTCACAACCTCAACTATTTACAAGAACAATAACAATAGATCGCTTGCCGTGTATGGTAAGGCTGGTAGCAATAAGGTTCATGAATGTGGAGTCTGTGGAGCCGAGTTTACGTCCGGGCAAGCCTTAGGTGGCCACATGAGACGGCATAGAGGCGCGGTGGTTATTGCTGCGGCGCCGGTTACCACCGTGACAGTGGCCACGGCTGCTGCCAACACGGAGTTATCATTGTCTTCTATGTCGTTCGATCAAATATCTGACGGTCAAGATCATTTGGTGATGCCAGCTACAAAGAGAGCTAAGAAGACGGTCGTGTCATTGGATTTGGATCTGAATCTACCCGCACCCGAAGATGAGAATCGGGTCAACGGGTTTACCTTTGCTTTGAAGCAAAAACAGGAACAAGAACATCAACCAACGATGCAAAGAGAAGAACCAAAGTGTCTTCTCATGTCTGCTCCTACTTTGGTGGATTGCCATTACTGA
- the LOC106319351 gene encoding NAC domain-containing protein 78-like isoform X2 encodes MGRGSATSLAPGFRFHPTDEELVRYYLKRKVCNKPFNFDAISVTDIYKSEPWDLPDKSKLKSRDLEWYFFSMLDKKYSNGSKTNRATEKGYWKTTGKDREIRNGSRAAGMKKTLVYHKGRAPRGERTNWVMHEYRLTDEELKRAGAPQDAFVLCRIFQKSGTGPKNGEQYGAPYLEEEWEEDKMTFVPEQDALSEGLAVDDDVYVDIDEIDEKPENLVVYDAIPVQTNYCHGDSSNNAESGNCEDSGNYIQPGNYAVDSGGYIKQPTETFEEDQKPIIRDCCIQPCSLYPNEQIGCGVQDQHEENLETSNNNDFVADPCYSDIPIETNYLPDEPFMDPSNNLQLCDDLYLETNDLSGGGLQDDFNFEDYLNFFDDEDAQNLTLGVSQLLGSQDAPPEQESLDQKPSPEELEKEVVVEKKESGEGSSSKQDADVTDFDSDSKYPFLKKSSHMFGVPPSFASQFQTKDAAIRLHAAQSSGSVHVTAGMIRISNMTPAVDSDMGWANGANDKNGDLSVVLSFGLVQRDDAMSKTATRAMLVFLCLWVLLLSVSFKIVTMVSAR; translated from the exons ATGGGTCGCGGCTCAGCAACGTCGCTAGCTCCTGGGTTCCGTTTCCACCCCACGGACGAGGAGCTCGTCCGCTACTACCTCAAGCGCAAGGTCTGCAACAAGCCCTTTAACTTCGACGCCATCTCCGTCACCGATATCTACAAATCCGAGCCTTGGGATCTACCAG ATAAGTCGAAGCTGAAAAGTAGAGACTTGGAGTGGTACTTCTTTAGTATGCTTGATAAGAAGTACAGCAACGGTTCCAAGACGAACCGCGCCACGGAGAAAGGGTACTGGAAGACGACGGGGAAGGATCGGGAGATTCGTAATGGTTCGAGAGCTGCGGGGATGAAGAAGACTCTTGTTTATCATAAAGGTCGAGCTCCTCGTGGTGAGAGGACTAATTGGGTTATGCATGAGTATCGTCTTACTGATGAGGAGTTGAAGAGAGCTGGTGCACCACAA GATGCGTTTGTGCTGTGTAGGATATTCCAGAAGAGCGGGACTGGGCCTAAGAATGGGGAGCAGTACGGTGCTCCTTATCTTGAGGAGGAGTGGGAAGAGGATAAGATGACGTTTGTGCCAGAGCAAGATGCTCTTAGTGAAGGATTGGCTGTTGATGATGATGTTTATGTTGATATTGACGAGATTGACGAG AAGCCTGAGAATCTGGTGGTATATGATGCTATTCCTGTTCAAACTAATTATTGTCATGGAGATTCAAGCAATAATGCTGAATCAGGAAACTGTGAAGACTCTGGAAACTACATTCAACCAGGAAACTATGCTGTTGACTCCGGTGGTTACATTAAACAACCAACTGAAACTTTTGAAGAGGATCAGAAGCCTATCATTCGGGATTGTTGCATCCAGCCTTGTTCTCTCTATCCGAATGAACAAATTGGGTGTGGTGTGCAAGATCAGCACGAGGAGAATCTTGAAACTTCCAACAACAATGATTTTGTGGCTGATCCTTGCTACAGTGACATTCCTATTGAAACCAACTATCTGCCTGACGAGCCGTTCATGGATCCTAGCAACAATCTTCAACTCTGTGATGATCTGTACCTGGAAACGAACGATCTCAGCGGTGGTGGTCTACAAGATGATTTCAACTTCGAAGATTATCTCAACTTCTTTGACGATGAGGACGCTCAGAATTTGACTCTTGGCGTTTCACAACTGTTGGGATCTCAAGATGCTCCTCCTGAACAAGAAAGCCTCGACCAGAAG CCTTCCCCTGAAGAATTGGAGAAGGAGGTGGTGGTGGAGAAAAAGGAAAGCGGCGAAGGGTCTTCCTCAAAACAAGATGCGGATGTCACTGACTTCGATTCAG ATTCAAAGTACCCTTTCCTCAAAAAGTCGAGCCACATGTTTGGAGTTCCACCTTCATTTGCTTCCCAGTTCCAAACAAAGGACGCTGCAATCCGGCTACACGCAGCGCAATCTTCAGGTTCGGTTCACGTTACTGCAGGTATGATCAGAATATCGAACATGACTCCAGCAGTGGATAGCGACATGGGCTGGGCAAATGGGGCAAATGACAAGAACGGTGACCTCAGCGTGGTACTTTCTTTTGGCTTGGTCCAACGGGATGATGCCATGAGCAAGACAGCAACAAGAGCTATGTTAGTCTTCTTGTGTTTATGGGTTCTTTTACTCTCTGTTAGCTTCAAAATAGTAACCATGGTCTCTGCTCGGTGA
- the LOC106318326 gene encoding salicylate/benzoate carboxyl methyltransferase-like isoform X2 — translation MNSRFIRSISSSRCDGKSENEMNNGDEESSKHPLVSILSTRGGDGHNSYSTNSLLQRRVLSMTKPILVKNTIEMMTNLEFPECIKLADLGCSSGQNTFLVMSEIVNTINVLCQEWNQNPPEIDCCLNDLPNNDFNTTFKFLTFFNDKLTSKIPCFVSGEPGSFYSRLFPRKSLHFVHSSYSLHYLSKVPDGLEKNKMSLYITSSSPPSEYNAYINQFVRDFTAFLRMRSEEMVSNGRMVLTLIGRKTLDDPRYRDCCHWLTLLSDSLCDLVYEGLVSASKVNSFKVPFYDPNEEEVKEIIRNEGSFMVNDLEPHVFDLGLSKEEYGLQSDRGKAGEKEANCIRAVTEMMLVSHFGDAINIDTLFEKYAHHVSQHASCKNKTSVSLVVSLIRK, via the exons ATGAATTCAAGATTCATCCGTTCAATTTCTTCCTCAAG GTGTGATGGGAAGAGCGAAAATGAAATGAATAACGGCGATGAAGAGAGTAGTAAACACCCTCTTGTGAGTATTTTAAGTACGCGTGGAGGAGATGGACACAATAGCTACTCCACCAACTCTCTTCTTCAG AGAAGAGTATTATCAATGACCAAGCCCATCCTGGTTAAAAACACTATAGAAATGATGACAAACTTGGAATTTCCTGAATGCATTAAACTAGCCGATTTGGGCTGTTCTTCAGGACAAAACACGTTTTTGGTGATGTCTGAAATCGTTAACACAATCAATGTATTATGTCAAGAATGGAACCAAAACCCGCCGGAGATAGACTGTTGTCTGAACGATCTCCCTAATAACGATTTCAACACGACTTTCAAGTTCCTAACCTTCTTCAACGATAAGCTCACAAGCAAAATACCATGCTTTGTCTCTGGAGAACCTGGTTCCTTTTACTCAAGGCTCTTTCCTCGCAAGAGTCTCCATTTCGTTCATTCAAGTTACAGTCTTCATTACCTCTCTAAG GTTCCTGACGGACTGGAGAAGAACAAGATGAGTCTGTACATAACAAGCTCAAGTCCTCCAAGTGAATACAATGCTTACATTAATCAATTCGTAAGAGATTTTACGGCATTTCTAAGAATGCGTTCTGAAGAGATGGTATCTAATGGACGCATGGTTCTCACATTAATTGGCAGAAAGACTCTTGATGATCCACGATATAGGGATTGTTGTCATTGGTTGACATTGTTATCCGATTCTCTCTGTGACCTAGTCTACGAG GGTCTTGTGAGTGCATCAAAGGTGAATTCGTTCAAAGTACCGTTTTATGATCCGAACGAAGAAGAAGTGAAAGAAATTATTAGAAATGAGGGTTCATTCATGGTAAACGACTTGGAGCCACATGTGTTTGATCTCGGTCTTAGTAAAGAAGAATATGGCTTGCAATCAGATAGAGGTAAAGCAGGGGAAAAAGAAGCTAATTGCATAAGAGCAGTGACTGAAATGATGCTTGTATCTCACTTTGGAGATGCCATTAATATCGATACATTGTTTGAAAAATATGCACATCATGTGTCGCAGCATGCTAGCTGCAAGAACAAAACCTCAGTCAGTCTAGTCGTTTCATTGATTCGGAAATAA
- the LOC106318327 gene encoding salicylate/benzoate carboxyl methyltransferase: MHSRFINTNPYSSCDCKTDNEKSNGDDERSSEYSFVNALSMSGGDGDNSYSTNSILQKRVLSRTKRVLVENTKEMMKKLEFPRCIKVADLGCSSGQNTFLAMSEIVNTINALCKESNKNPPEIDCCLNDLPSNDFNTTFKFITSFNKKLTRQGSCFVSAVPDSFYSRLFPRKSLHLVHSVYSIHFLSKVPDGLENNRMNVYITSSSPLSEHKAYLNQFQKDFKTFLRMRSEEMVSSGRMVLTLIGRKTLDDPLYRDCCHFWTLLSQSLQDLVLEGVVSASKVSSFKMPFYDPSIEEVTDLIRKEGSFKINNLETHGFDLGHSVEDCSLQSHGVKAGQKEASCIRAVTERMLVAHFGDDINIDTLFNKYALRVSQHASCRIKTSVSLVVALIRK, from the exons ATGCATTCAAGATTCATCAACACCAATCCTTATTCGAG CTGTGATTGTAAGACTGATAATGAGAAGTCTAATGGCGATGATGAGAGAAGTAGTGAATACTCTTTTGTGAATGCTCTTAGTATGAGCGGAGGAGATGGAGACAACAGTTACTCAACCAATTCTATTCTTCAG AAAAGAGTTTTATCAAGGACCAAAAGAGTGTTGGTTGAAAACACCAAAGAAATGATGAAAAAGTTGGAGTTTCCTAGATGCATTAAAGTAGCCGACTTGGGATGTTCATCCGGACAAAACACATTTTTGGCGATGTCTGAGATCGTCAACACAATCAATGCATTATGTAAAGAGTCGAACAAAAACCCACCAGAGATAGATTGTTGTCTGAATGATCTCCCTAGTAACGATTTCAACACAACTTTCAAGTTCATAACTTCCTTCAACAAGAAGCTCACAAGACAAGGATCGTGCTTCGTGTCTGCAGTACCTGATTCCTTTTACTCGAGGCTCTTCCCTCGCAAGAGTCTCCATCTCGTACATTCAGTTTACAGTATTCATTTTCTCTCTAAG GTTCCGGATGGTCTGGAGAATAACAGGATGAATGTGTACATAACAAGTTCAAGTCCTCTAAGTGAACACAAGGCTTACCTGAATCAATTCCAGAAAGATTTTAAGACATTTCTGAGAATGCGTTCTGAAGAGATGGTATCTAGTGGACGCATGGTTCTCACGTTAATTGGCAGAAAGACTCTTGATGATCCATTGTATAGGGATTGCTGTCACTTTTGGACACTGTTATCCCAATCTCTTCAAGACCTAGTTTTAGAG GGTGTTGTGAGTGCATCGAAGGTGAGTTCGTTCAAGATGCCGTTTTATGATCCGAGCATAGAAGAAGTGACAGATCTTATAAGAAAAGAGGGTTCCTTCAAAATAAATAACTTGGAGACACATGGATTTGATCTTGGTCATAGTGTTGAAGACTGTAGCTTGCAATCACATGGAGTTAAAGCAGGGCAAAAAGAAGCTAGTTGCATAAGAGCAGTGACTGAGAGGATGCTCGTTGCTCACTTTGGAGATGACATCAATATTGATACATTGTTTAACAAGTATGCGCTTCGTGTGTCTCAGCATGCAAGCTGTAGGATCAAGACGAGTGTCTCTCTAGTCGTTGCGTTGATCCGGAAATAA
- the LOC106318329 gene encoding salicylate/benzoate carboxyl methyltransferase-like, which produces MSEIINTIYVLRQEYNQTPPEIDCCLNDLPNNDFNTTFKFIPSFNKKLIREGCCFVSGVPGSFYSRIFPWNSLHFIHSIYSIHYLSKRLLSLFDIVIRFSPRPSFRGEFVQDAVL; this is translated from the exons ATGTCTGAGATCATCAACACAATCTATGTGTTACGCCAAGAATATAATCAAACCCCACCGGAGATAGATTGTTGTTTGAACGATCTCCCTAATAACGATTTCAACACAACTTTCAAGTTCATACCTTCCTTCAACAAGAAGCTCATAAGAGAAGGATGTTGTTTTGTCTCTGGAGTCCCTGGTTCCTTTTACTCAAGGATCTTCCCTTGGAATAGTCTTCATTTCATACATTCAATTTACAGTATTCATTATCTCTCTAAG AGATTGTTGTCATTATTTGACATTGTTATCAGATTCTCTCCGCGACCTAGTTTTCGAG GTGAGTTCGTTCAAGATGCCGTTTTATGA